The Nocardia sp. BMG111209 genome includes a window with the following:
- a CDS encoding MarR family winged helix-turn-helix transcriptional regulator: MSESRDVVAGALRQWEITYPGVDFEPVAVIGRISRCATLLQEVTEMPLGREGLSRTEFEILCALRRAGGPVGESVPAPAAGAGRTPGQLARETYASPAAVTKRVRALEERGLVTRRSDARDRRVAHLTLTETGRDLADRLIPQQLSYEKELITGLPAAERADLARILGEFLLVLEGRLGGR; the protein is encoded by the coding sequence ATGAGCGAATCGCGCGACGTGGTCGCCGGAGCCCTGCGGCAATGGGAGATCACCTATCCCGGCGTGGACTTCGAGCCCGTCGCGGTGATCGGCCGGATCAGCCGCTGCGCCACGCTGCTGCAGGAGGTCACCGAGATGCCGCTGGGCCGGGAGGGGCTCAGCCGCACCGAATTCGAGATCCTGTGCGCGCTGCGCCGGGCGGGCGGCCCGGTGGGTGAATCCGTCCCGGCGCCCGCGGCCGGTGCGGGCCGCACCCCCGGCCAGCTGGCCCGCGAGACCTACGCCTCCCCCGCCGCCGTCACCAAGCGGGTCCGGGCGCTGGAGGAGCGCGGTCTCGTCACTCGCCGCTCGGATGCCCGCGATCGCCGAGTTGCTCATCTCACACTCACCGAGACCGGCCGCGACCTGGCCGATCGACTGATCCCGCAACAGCTCTCGTACGAGAAAGAGCTGATCACGGGCCTGCCGGCGGCCGAGCGCGCCGATCTCGCGCGCATTCTCGGCGAATTCCTGCTGGTGCTGGAGGGCCGGTTGGGCGGACGCTGA
- a CDS encoding MFS transporter translates to MALVKSRPHYNVVFAVLLAGVSAYALLQSMVVPVFSLLIPALHTTQATATWLMTGYLLSASVATPILGRIGDKVGKERMLVFTLLALTVGSLIAALTESVSVMIVARVIQGLGGGVIPLAFGIIRDEFPARKLHGAVGIASSLLAVGSGVGLVLAGPIIDHLNYHWLFWIPMIMTALATVAAVLFVPESPVRSPGRINWFAALLLSAWLVALLLAVSEGPKWGWVSRTTLGLFALAVVTAVGWVVVELRSTTPLIDMRTMRIPAVWTTNVVAVLTGVGMYAMMTFLPQLLQTPRSVAGYGLSASITKSGVYMLPLSVAMFVIGLGLGPLSARLGPKVIVLVGSIITVPAFALLAVGHDHDWQIYLATALLGVGIGLSFSSMPAIIVAAVPPAQTGAATGMNANVRTVGGAIGSAISSVILTSGAHTAHGLPADSGYANVFWFLGGVALLASFAAIAIPAVPAMEPQSELVDTVAPEPLQGGLHAPATLHGPALHGHIRHGSDLPVTGVVLTLIDPHGHQIARAASTPDGAYRIDAPGPGDYVLIAAAHGHQPVAVTVTLGDRPQRADLTLPDAGELSGTVRRAETGEPVPNATVTLTNPHGEVVGAATTGADGGFTCRGVPSGTHTVVVTAEHLRPTATTVTVPESGLLRHDTDLESLAVLGGVVRAEGRTVPDAHITILDPTGNHVATARTDDDGRYQVPHLPAGDYVVVTRGYPTVTSSVRVAGDENIHDVQLGYEEAARLPVR, encoded by the coding sequence ATGGCCCTCGTCAAGTCTCGCCCGCACTACAACGTCGTCTTCGCGGTGCTGCTGGCGGGCGTCAGCGCGTATGCCCTGTTGCAGTCGATGGTGGTGCCGGTCTTCTCGCTGCTGATCCCGGCCCTGCACACCACGCAGGCCACCGCGACCTGGCTGATGACCGGATATCTGCTCTCCGCCTCGGTCGCGACGCCGATCCTCGGCCGGATCGGCGACAAGGTCGGCAAGGAGCGGATGCTCGTCTTCACGCTGCTCGCGCTGACCGTCGGCTCGCTGATCGCCGCGCTGACCGAATCGGTGAGCGTGATGATCGTCGCGCGGGTCATCCAGGGCCTCGGCGGCGGCGTGATCCCGCTGGCGTTCGGCATCATCCGGGACGAATTCCCCGCCCGTAAGTTGCACGGCGCGGTGGGCATCGCCTCCTCACTGCTCGCGGTCGGCTCCGGCGTCGGCCTGGTGCTGGCCGGGCCGATCATCGACCACCTGAACTACCACTGGCTGTTCTGGATTCCGATGATCATGACGGCGCTCGCCACGGTGGCCGCGGTGTTGTTCGTCCCCGAATCGCCGGTACGCAGTCCCGGCCGGATCAACTGGTTCGCGGCGCTGCTGCTGTCGGCGTGGCTGGTGGCGCTGCTGCTGGCGGTCAGCGAGGGCCCGAAATGGGGCTGGGTCTCGCGCACCACCCTCGGCCTGTTCGCGCTGGCGGTGGTCACCGCGGTCGGCTGGGTCGTCGTCGAACTGCGCTCGACCACCCCGCTGATCGATATGCGGACGATGCGGATCCCGGCGGTGTGGACGACCAACGTGGTCGCCGTGCTCACCGGCGTCGGCATGTACGCGATGATGACCTTCCTGCCGCAGCTGTTGCAGACCCCGAGATCGGTCGCCGGCTACGGCCTCAGCGCCAGCATCACGAAATCCGGCGTGTACATGCTGCCGTTGTCCGTGGCCATGTTCGTGATCGGCCTCGGTCTCGGCCCGCTGTCGGCGCGACTCGGCCCGAAGGTGATCGTGCTGGTGGGCAGCATCATCACCGTCCCGGCCTTCGCGCTGCTGGCCGTCGGCCACGATCACGACTGGCAGATCTATCTGGCCACGGCCCTGCTCGGCGTGGGCATCGGCCTGTCGTTCTCCTCGATGCCGGCCATCATCGTCGCCGCCGTGCCACCCGCCCAGACCGGCGCGGCCACCGGCATGAACGCCAACGTCCGTACCGTCGGCGGCGCGATCGGCAGCGCCATCTCGTCGGTCATCCTGACCTCCGGCGCGCACACCGCCCACGGCCTGCCCGCCGACTCCGGCTACGCCAACGTGTTCTGGTTCCTGGGCGGCGTGGCCCTGCTGGCCTCGTTCGCCGCGATCGCGATCCCGGCGGTCCCGGCGATGGAACCGCAGTCCGAGCTCGTCGACACGGTGGCGCCGGAACCGCTGCAGGGCGGCCTGCACGCCCCCGCCACACTGCACGGACCCGCACTGCACGGTCACATCCGGCACGGCAGCGACCTGCCGGTGACCGGTGTCGTGCTGACCCTGATCGACCCGCACGGACATCAGATCGCGCGCGCCGCGAGCACCCCCGACGGCGCCTACCGCATCGATGCGCCGGGCCCCGGCGACTACGTCCTGATCGCCGCCGCGCACGGCCATCAGCCGGTCGCGGTCACCGTCACCCTCGGCGACCGCCCGCAACGCGCCGACCTCACCCTCCCCGACGCGGGCGAACTGTCCGGCACGGTCCGCCGCGCGGAGACCGGCGAGCCGGTACCGAACGCGACCGTCACCCTGACGAATCCGCACGGCGAGGTCGTCGGCGCCGCGACCACCGGCGCCGACGGCGGCTTCACCTGCCGCGGCGTCCCGTCGGGCACCCACACCGTCGTCGTCACCGCCGAACACCTCCGCCCCACCGCGACCACCGTGACCGTCCCCGAGAGCGGCCTGCTCCGCCACGACACGGACCTGGAGTCACTGGCCGTCCTCGGCGGCGTGGTCCGCGCCGAGGGCCGCACGGTCCCCGACGCCCACATCACGATCCTGGACCCCACCGGCAACCACGTCGCCACCGCCCGCACCGACGACGACGGCCGCTACCAGGTCCCCCACCTCCCCGCCGGCGACTACGTCGTCGTCACCCGCGGCTACCCCACCGTGACCAGCAGCGTCCGCGTAGCCGGCGACGAGAACATCCACGATGTCCAACTCGGCTACGAGGAGGCGGCCCGGCTGCCGGTGCGGTAG
- a CDS encoding DUF899 family protein: MSTNAIPPVVDAETWQRELDALRVREKAATRELDAIAAQRRRLPMVEMPEYVLEGADGPVRLADIFEGESQLIVYNHMWFPDAEWQCPGCTGFTAQFTRLEFLGNYDARFVIVTQGPIDEALAYKRRVGNRMTWYSTANSPFGADVGAPLGGGFAVNVFLRDGDTVYRTWHTDGRGTEQLTHTFALIDLLPFGRQEEWQDSPAGWPQSPTYSRWGGSKEIAAQYGEA, translated from the coding sequence ATGAGCACGAACGCAATACCGCCTGTCGTCGATGCCGAGACCTGGCAGCGGGAACTGGACGCGCTGCGCGTCCGGGAGAAGGCGGCGACCCGCGAACTGGACGCGATCGCCGCTCAGCGCCGCCGGCTGCCGATGGTCGAGATGCCCGAATACGTGCTCGAGGGTGCGGACGGGCCGGTGCGCCTGGCGGATATCTTCGAGGGCGAATCCCAGCTGATCGTCTACAACCACATGTGGTTTCCGGATGCGGAGTGGCAGTGTCCCGGCTGCACCGGCTTCACCGCCCAGTTCACCCGGCTGGAATTCCTCGGCAACTACGATGCCCGGTTCGTCATCGTGACCCAGGGGCCGATCGACGAGGCGCTGGCCTACAAGCGGCGGGTCGGCAACCGGATGACCTGGTATTCCACCGCGAACAGCCCGTTCGGCGCCGATGTCGGTGCGCCGCTCGGCGGCGGCTTCGCCGTCAATGTGTTCCTGCGCGACGGGGATACGGTCTACCGCACCTGGCACACCGACGGCCGCGGCACCGAACAGCTCACCCACACCTTCGCCCTGATCGACCTGCTGCCGTTCGGCCGCCAGGAGGAGTGGCAGGACTCACCCGCGGGCTGGCCGCAGTCCCCCACCTACTCCCGCTGGGGCGGCTCGAAAGAGATTGCCGCGCAATACGGCGAGGCCTGA
- a CDS encoding putative quinol monooxygenase, translated as MYAVTEFRAACGQEDRLRTALEAMIEPVLAESGCLAYQPFVDPNDPAHLVVIGRWTGSPALDRHLTLPHSRYLAEVLAVVLAEPAVVHRLVEPAAG; from the coding sequence GTGTACGCCGTCACCGAATTCCGGGCCGCGTGCGGTCAGGAGGACCGGCTGCGCACCGCCCTCGAGGCCATGATCGAGCCGGTGCTGGCCGAATCCGGTTGTCTCGCTTATCAACCCTTCGTCGATCCGAACGATCCGGCGCATCTGGTCGTGATCGGACGATGGACGGGATCACCGGCCCTGGACCGGCACCTCACCCTGCCGCACAGCCGATATCTGGCCGAGGTGCTCGCCGTGGTCCTCGCCGAGCCGGCCGTCGTCCATCGGCTGGTGGAGCCGGCGGCCGGGTAG
- a CDS encoding aldo/keto reductase produces MTYSLGDTGMDISALGFGTWVIAGSGWQYSWGATEDEASIAAIRHAVDRGLNWIDTAPAYGVGHAESLVGRALSGIPESERPFVFTKTGLVWEDGDDLLGPPRRIMRPEAIRRDLEQSLRRLRIDHIDLYQVHWPDTGAAFGSEAPGTGSTPLEEYWQVMADLREQGVVRAIGLSNHDVGQLDRAEAVAHVDVIQPPFSAVNRTAADEIAWAAKHSTGVIVYSSLQSGLLTGAFAADRVLGADDWRSGHPDFTTGLAANLALVEAFRPIARRHEVSVAEVALAWTVAWPGVTGAIVGARTPEQIDGWAGAGELRLDEGDLADIAAAIVATGAGAGPARP; encoded by the coding sequence GTGACGTATTCGCTGGGTGATACCGGGATGGACATCAGCGCACTGGGTTTCGGGACGTGGGTGATCGCCGGGTCCGGGTGGCAGTACTCCTGGGGAGCGACCGAGGACGAGGCGTCGATCGCGGCGATCCGGCATGCGGTCGATCGGGGGCTGAACTGGATCGACACCGCGCCTGCGTACGGGGTGGGGCATGCCGAATCACTGGTCGGGCGGGCACTTTCCGGGATACCGGAATCGGAGCGGCCGTTCGTGTTCACCAAGACGGGGCTGGTGTGGGAGGACGGTGACGATCTTCTGGGGCCGCCGCGACGGATCATGCGGCCCGAGGCGATCCGGCGGGATCTGGAACAGTCGTTGCGGCGGTTGCGGATCGATCACATCGACCTGTATCAGGTGCACTGGCCGGATACCGGCGCGGCGTTCGGCAGCGAGGCGCCGGGGACCGGCTCGACGCCGCTGGAGGAGTACTGGCAGGTCATGGCGGATCTGCGCGAGCAGGGGGTGGTCCGCGCCATCGGGCTGTCGAATCATGATGTGGGACAGCTGGACCGGGCCGAGGCGGTGGCGCACGTGGATGTGATCCAGCCGCCGTTCTCGGCCGTCAACCGCACCGCGGCGGACGAGATAGCCTGGGCTGCGAAGCATTCCACCGGGGTGATCGTGTACTCGTCGTTGCAGTCGGGATTGCTCACCGGCGCGTTCGCGGCGGATCGGGTGCTGGGTGCCGACGATTGGCGGTCCGGGCATCCGGATTTCACCACCGGACTGGCCGCGAATCTGGCACTGGTGGAGGCGTTTCGGCCGATCGCTCGGCGGCACGAGGTCTCGGTGGCGGAGGTCGCGCTGGCCTGGACGGTCGCCTGGCCGGGGGTCACCGGCGCGATCGTGGGGGCGCGTACGCCGGAACAGATCGACGGATGGGCGGGGGCCGGTGAACTTCGCCTGGACGAGGGCGATCTCGCCGATATCGCGGCGGCGATCGTCGCCACCGGGGCCGGCGCCGGTCCGGCGCGGCCCTGA
- a CDS encoding helix-turn-helix transcriptional regulator: MTLDRRAELGEFLRSRRARLRPDEVGLIEHGTRRRVPGLRREELALLAGVSVDHYIRLEQGRTLHFSESVLDAVSRALRLSDVERDHLYRLARPRADNEPAEQRVRPGLRLLVDSAEVPTVVLGRGTQVLAWNPLAAALFTDFGALPAEHRNLARLIFLDEGMRALYEDWPAKLADVTGYLRLEATRHPNDRDITTLIAELHTASEEFRARWQQHGLKEKTHGRYAYLHPLVGRIELNFETLRLPGDPDQAVIAHTVDPGSPSATALQLLANLAAKSTARA; encoded by the coding sequence ATGACCTTGGACCGGCGAGCCGAATTGGGCGAATTCCTGCGCTCCCGGCGGGCCCGCCTCCGTCCCGACGAGGTCGGCCTGATCGAACACGGCACCCGCCGCCGGGTCCCCGGCCTGCGCCGCGAGGAACTCGCCCTGCTGGCAGGCGTCAGCGTGGACCACTACATCCGCCTGGAACAGGGTCGCACCCTGCACTTCTCGGAATCCGTCCTCGACGCGGTATCGCGGGCCCTGCGCCTGTCCGACGTGGAACGCGACCATCTCTACCGCCTGGCCCGCCCCCGCGCCGACAACGAACCCGCCGAACAACGGGTCCGTCCCGGCCTCCGCCTCCTGGTCGACTCCGCGGAGGTGCCGACCGTCGTACTGGGCCGCGGCACCCAGGTCCTGGCGTGGAACCCGTTGGCCGCGGCCCTGTTCACCGATTTCGGCGCCCTCCCCGCGGAACACCGCAACCTGGCCCGCCTGATCTTCCTGGACGAGGGCATGCGAGCCCTCTACGAGGACTGGCCGGCCAAACTGGCCGACGTGACCGGTTATCTCCGCCTGGAGGCCACCCGCCACCCGAACGACCGGGACATCACCACCCTGATCGCCGAATTGCACACGGCCAGCGAGGAATTCCGCGCGCGGTGGCAGCAGCACGGCCTGAAGGAGAAAACCCACGGCCGCTACGCCTACCTCCACCCCCTGGTGGGCCGGATCGAACTGAACTTCGAAACCCTGCGCCTCCCCGGCGATCCCGACCAGGCCGTGATCGCCCACACGGTCGACCCCGGCTCACCCAGCGCCACAGCCCTGCAACTGCTGGCGAACCTGGCCGCGAAGTCCACCGCGCGAGCCTGA
- a CDS encoding phosphatase PAP2 family protein, which yields MGVDLEIMRLLARHRNPVATTVARWAMNVGTNDRTLVLAVLVLLVVAVVVRRWRRGVLTVVGSVVLAEVVARVLKHLIGRPRPPREVSLVFVHSSAMPSTVAAMTAAGAVALYAVVPWPINRRWVGWLLVLAAVWVGIAMVYLGAHWPSDVLAGWCVGLIAGGLVVRLSRRSARPAPKPVQR from the coding sequence GTGGGTGTGGATCTGGAGATCATGCGACTGCTGGCCCGGCACCGGAACCCGGTGGCAACCACGGTGGCGCGATGGGCGATGAACGTCGGGACCAACGACCGCACGCTGGTGCTCGCGGTGCTGGTGTTGCTGGTGGTCGCGGTGGTGGTGCGCCGGTGGCGGCGCGGGGTGCTGACCGTGGTCGGTTCGGTGGTGCTGGCAGAGGTGGTGGCGAGGGTGCTCAAGCATCTGATCGGCCGGCCGAGACCGCCGCGGGAGGTGTCGCTGGTGTTCGTGCACTCCTCCGCGATGCCGTCCACGGTGGCGGCGATGACGGCGGCCGGGGCGGTCGCGCTGTACGCGGTGGTGCCCTGGCCGATCAATCGGCGCTGGGTGGGATGGCTGCTCGTACTCGCCGCCGTCTGGGTCGGGATCGCGATGGTCTATCTCGGTGCGCATTGGCCCAGTGATGTCCTGGCGGGGTGGTGCGTCGGGCTAATCGCGGGGGGTCTGGTGGTCCGATTGTCGCGCAGGTCGGCCCGCCCGGCGCCGAAACCTGTCCAGCGCTAG
- a CDS encoding PHB depolymerase family esterase, whose translation MMGRRGAAAILAVAVGVAVGSVAGCAGRVHAAAGTTVTFDFGGRQREYIVHPPAHPADGPLPVVLAFHGGGGTAPQMERETGFDRLSDDAGFIAVYPAGYERSWSDSRGADTKAGAAGVDDVGFVSAIIDRLVADNHADPARIFATGMSNGAIFTEDLGCRLGGRITAIAPVAGELSQPAAATCQPPQPVSVLEIHGTDDPIVPYAGGPVRITSNGHGGPGAVPVSSVADTQRQWLSVDGCTAPAAVDTLPDTAHDGTTVTVSVTGGCRDGSQVQLYSVAGGGHTWPDGTQYLPQAIVGKVTRQFGASAVIWQFFSTLHR comes from the coding sequence ATGATGGGACGGCGTGGGGCGGCGGCGATCCTGGCGGTTGCGGTGGGTGTGGCGGTGGGGTCCGTCGCCGGATGCGCCGGTCGCGTGCACGCGGCCGCGGGGACGACGGTGACCTTCGACTTCGGCGGTCGCCAGCGTGAATACATTGTCCATCCGCCCGCTCATCCGGCCGACGGTCCGCTGCCGGTGGTGCTCGCGTTCCACGGTGGCGGGGGGACCGCGCCGCAGATGGAGCGCGAGACCGGGTTCGATCGGCTTTCCGACGACGCCGGATTCATCGCGGTGTATCCGGCGGGGTACGAGCGGTCGTGGAGCGACAGTCGCGGCGCGGACACCAAGGCGGGGGCCGCCGGGGTCGATGATGTCGGATTCGTGTCGGCGATCATCGATCGTCTGGTGGCCGACAATCACGCCGATCCGGCGCGGATCTTCGCCACCGGGATGTCCAACGGCGCGATCTTCACCGAGGATCTGGGTTGCCGGCTCGGGGGCCGGATCACCGCGATCGCGCCGGTCGCGGGGGAGCTCTCGCAGCCGGCCGCGGCCACATGCCAACCGCCACAGCCGGTTTCGGTGCTCGAGATCCACGGCACCGACGATCCGATCGTGCCCTATGCCGGTGGCCCGGTGCGGATCACCAGTAACGGGCACGGTGGTCCGGGAGCGGTGCCGGTCTCGTCGGTGGCGGACACCCAGCGGCAATGGTTGTCCGTGGACGGGTGCACCGCGCCTGCCGCGGTCGATACGCTGCCGGACACCGCGCACGACGGTACGACCGTCACGGTGTCCGTGACCGGCGGCTGCCGGGACGGAAGCCAGGTCCAGCTCTACTCGGTGGCCGGCGGCGGGCACACCTGGCCCGATGGGACGCAGTATCTTCCGCAGGCGATCGTCGGCAAGGTCACCCGGCAGTTCGGCGCCTCGGCGGTGATCTGGCAGTTTTTCAGCACACTGCACCGGTGA
- a CDS encoding SCO6745 family protein, with protein sequence MNAAFARAMWRVLEPLHGVTYFAPECIAAFKATGLRGYWMGYFAGRAAPLGPVGPSVVEAVFYNFHPEMVRRAIPDAWTFATPTTILDTRRTAAANVLRTLSPDLTDAAPKALPALTAAIAAAPVSGRTLFAANRDLPPADRPEEALWQAVTTLREHRGDGHFATLLTEGLDACEAVVLFAADTGTPPEMWRDFRRWSETDWTTAQSRLIDRGLLTESSKPTEAGRALRTHIESRTDTLAATAYHGIPGIETALEVLLPAARAVETAGLANSADFLRAGKV encoded by the coding sequence ATGAACGCTGCTTTCGCCCGAGCCATGTGGCGAGTTCTCGAACCGCTGCACGGAGTCACCTACTTCGCCCCCGAATGCATAGCGGCGTTCAAAGCAACGGGCCTGCGCGGTTACTGGATGGGCTACTTCGCCGGCCGAGCGGCCCCACTCGGCCCGGTCGGCCCCAGCGTCGTGGAGGCCGTCTTCTACAACTTCCACCCCGAGATGGTCCGCCGCGCGATCCCCGACGCCTGGACCTTCGCCACTCCCACAACCATTCTGGACACCCGCCGCACCGCGGCCGCGAACGTCCTGCGCACCCTGTCCCCCGACCTCACCGACGCCGCGCCAAAAGCACTACCCGCCCTGACCGCGGCAATAGCCGCCGCCCCCGTATCCGGCCGCACCCTCTTCGCCGCCAACCGCGACCTCCCACCCGCCGACCGACCGGAAGAAGCCCTCTGGCAAGCCGTGACCACCCTCCGCGAGCACCGCGGCGACGGCCATTTCGCCACCCTGCTCACCGAAGGCCTGGACGCCTGCGAGGCCGTCGTCCTCTTCGCCGCCGACACCGGCACACCCCCGGAGATGTGGCGCGATTTCCGCCGCTGGAGCGAAACCGACTGGACGACAGCACAATCCCGCCTGATCGACCGCGGCCTCCTGACGGAGTCGAGCAAGCCGACCGAAGCAGGCCGCGCACTACGAACCCACATCGAATCCCGCACCGACACCCTCGCCGCAACGGCGTACCACGGCATCCCGGGCATCGAGACAGCACTCGAAGTCCTACTCCCCGCCGCCCGCGCCGTCGAAACCGCCGGCCTGGCCAACTCCGCCGACTTCCTACGCGCCGGCAAGGTGTGA
- a CDS encoding type II toxin-antitoxin system Phd/YefM family antitoxin, whose product MTSMSASEARANLYPLIEQVNDDAVAIHITSRKGNAVLISEDEYNSLRETLYLLRSPANAARLTQGIAQLEAGEVVEVDLARLAEELE is encoded by the coding sequence ATGACCAGCATGTCTGCCAGCGAGGCGCGCGCCAACTTGTACCCGCTCATCGAACAGGTCAACGACGACGCTGTCGCCATCCACATCACCAGCCGCAAAGGCAACGCTGTCCTGATCTCCGAAGATGAGTACAACTCGCTCCGCGAGACCTTGTACCTACTGCGTTCCCCGGCCAATGCCGCACGGCTCACCCAGGGCATCGCCCAACTCGAAGCCGGCGAGGTGGTCGAGGTGGATCTGGCACGGCTCGCGGAAGAACTCGAATGA
- a CDS encoding Txe/YoeB family addiction module toxin produces MKITFAKVAFEDLGHWITTDRKMALRVLRLINDIERDPFNGVGKPEPLKGDKSGYWSRRINDEHRLVYAVSEGNILIAQARYHY; encoded by the coding sequence ATGAAGATCACTTTCGCGAAGGTCGCGTTCGAAGATCTCGGTCATTGGATCACTACAGATCGGAAAATGGCACTCCGAGTTCTTCGCCTGATCAACGACATCGAACGCGATCCGTTCAACGGCGTGGGCAAGCCCGAACCATTGAAGGGGGACAAGTCCGGGTACTGGTCCCGCCGAATCAACGACGAGCACCGTCTGGTCTATGCCGTCTCCGAAGGCAACATCCTCATCGCGCAGGCTCGCTACCACTACTGA
- a CDS encoding type II toxin-antitoxin system PemK/MazF family toxin — MLIRGAAYKVDLGEAKRGHEQRGRRLGVLVSPSDWLGSTVTIVPASTSADGSVFRPLVEIDGRETRLLVDQIRTIDTDYLKDQVGNLSRDAMAELDDALGRYLGIH, encoded by the coding sequence ATGCTCATTCGCGGCGCGGCATACAAGGTCGACCTGGGCGAGGCAAAGCGTGGGCACGAGCAGCGCGGCCGGCGCCTCGGCGTATTGGTCAGCCCCTCGGATTGGCTCGGGTCGACAGTGACGATCGTCCCGGCATCCACGTCAGCGGACGGTTCGGTGTTCCGGCCACTCGTCGAGATCGACGGCCGCGAGACCCGGCTGCTCGTCGACCAGATCCGCACCATCGACACCGACTACCTGAAGGATCAGGTAGGCAACCTGTCCCGCGACGCCATGGCCGAACTCGACGATGCGCTCGGCAGGTATCTCGGAATCCACTGA
- a CDS encoding helix-turn-helix domain-containing protein, translated as MSHAHWTILRERKLAEGYTESDDAAEARREIKLSIALAKAVYDRRTELGFTPADLAERAGLTQADISRIEGSDTVPTLPLLAKLADALDATLNIALDADDTRVKFTSHHTDAA; from the coding sequence ATGAGCCACGCACACTGGACGATCCTCCGGGAACGTAAACTCGCAGAGGGTTACACCGAATCCGACGATGCCGCCGAAGCCCGCCGCGAAATCAAGCTCTCCATCGCACTGGCCAAAGCTGTCTACGACCGCCGAACCGAGCTCGGATTCACCCCGGCAGACCTCGCGGAACGTGCCGGCTTGACTCAGGCCGACATCTCGCGAATCGAAGGCTCCGACACCGTCCCGACTCTCCCGCTTCTCGCCAAACTCGCCGACGCCCTCGACGCCACCCTCAACATCGCCCTCGACGCCGACGACACCCGAGTGAAGTTCACCAGCCACCACACCGACGCAGCCTGA
- a CDS encoding helix-turn-helix domain-containing protein — MDRAFSVDMAGTYSNRTDILQHLSEVQERIEKSGPRQSRPSRARTSGGQKKQLGQHERTEIIAKYEAGASMVQLKVEHRMAKRTVAKVLREAGVTIRPKGGRARA, encoded by the coding sequence GTGGACCGGGCCTTCTCAGTGGACATGGCGGGAACTTACTCGAACCGGACCGACATCTTGCAGCATCTCTCTGAGGTGCAGGAACGCATCGAGAAAAGCGGACCGCGCCAGTCGCGGCCGTCACGGGCACGGACATCAGGCGGCCAGAAGAAGCAGTTGGGGCAGCACGAACGCACAGAGATCATCGCCAAGTACGAGGCTGGCGCTTCGATGGTGCAGCTGAAGGTGGAGCATCGCATGGCGAAACGGACGGTTGCGAAGGTGCTGCGTGAAGCCGGGGTGACGATCAGGCCAAAAGGTGGACGAGCGCGAGCGTAG